One Thermoplasma volcanium GSS1 genomic window carries:
- a CDS encoding SCP2 sterol-binding domain-containing protein produces the protein MAKFPSDEWVSEYCNRLNNNPDYADAGKTWEGDILFVVQPDENYSKTEYIYIDLYHGKCRSAKYVHEGEEVPKAEFRYVGKYGNWIRLLNKEIDPIQGILTGKFKLEGSMMKIMRYTKAAKEMVNTAAQVKTEF, from the coding sequence ATGGCAAAGTTTCCAAGTGATGAATGGGTTAGTGAATACTGCAACAGATTGAACAATAATCCAGATTATGCAGATGCCGGGAAAACGTGGGAAGGCGACATTCTATTCGTAGTCCAGCCAGACGAAAATTACAGCAAGACCGAGTATATTTACATCGATCTATATCATGGAAAATGCAGGTCAGCTAAATACGTACATGAAGGCGAAGAAGTACCTAAGGCGGAATTTAGATACGTAGGCAAGTACGGGAACTGGATACGGTTGCTTAACAAGGAGATCGATCCGATCCAAGGCATACTCACTGGTAAATTTAAGCTAGAAGGATCTATGATGAAGATAATGCGATATACTAAGGCCGCAAAGGAAATGGTTAATACCGCCGCCCAGGTAAAAACCGAATTCTGA
- a CDS encoding AAA-associated domain-containing protein — MTEVIDPNARIADLVGLLYVMNNIFDGKTDLYQLEKEMEVDIDDLMPIVYTASRLGFVSAESGDIIVTEEGKEYIRASIKRRKEIIREALRNIEPFRTALDLRNFDCETLMENLQRKGVQTFNSPSGKHDLEVILIEWGVYSGLLRKDDDGFSVVS; from the coding sequence ATGACAGAAGTAATTGATCCGAACGCCAGGATAGCCGATCTAGTTGGACTTCTATATGTCATGAATAATATATTTGATGGTAAAACTGACCTTTACCAGCTTGAAAAAGAGATGGAAGTGGATATTGATGATTTAATGCCTATAGTATATACCGCATCAAGACTTGGTTTTGTTAGCGCGGAATCCGGCGACATAATAGTAACCGAAGAAGGCAAAGAATATATAAGGGCAAGCATAAAGAGGAGAAAGGAAATAATTAGAGAAGCTCTGAGGAATATTGAACCTTTCCGAACCGCACTTGATCTCCGCAACTTTGATTGCGAGACACTAATGGAAAACCTACAAAGAAAAGGAGTACAAACTTTTAATTCTCCTTCTGGAAAGCACGACCTAGAAGTTATACTTATAGAATGGGGTGTGTACTCAGGTCTCTTGAGAAAGGACGATGATGGCTTTAGCGTTGTATCTTGA
- a CDS encoding cation:proton antiporter, giving the protein MDLGILSQLLILLFVSMLLGVLFSKFKIPDVVAYILTGVLVGNGFLKIVSPSVPISDIESVSLFFIILAIGVEANTEYIYGNVRRSIILTISSFIAPSMLGFLYLQAVAHLPIIPAFVLSMSVGVPSISIISVLLMRYDLLKLNAGRLILSSVVLTDTSAFIILSSTYESVTKVLISFGFVVLFLFAIWLFDILIRRRAGRIIEWISRRETDNNMEYILFSLVIIAGLLVSTLFEFIGITYVLGAFYAGILIHEASIGQKYHKIILNTIKRINDSFFIPLFFSIAGISMILPKISIFMIFLPALLILMGASGGLTYLVSHRLIRSLEPIKVVSILGGRGAVGVIIATIAFQSGIIDVAVYSLALIGTVIFSLVMTPLVSIGNAPSQNDDVRYS; this is encoded by the coding sequence ATGGATTTAGGTATATTGTCCCAGCTTCTCATACTCCTCTTTGTTTCAATGTTGCTTGGGGTATTGTTCAGTAAGTTCAAGATACCTGACGTGGTGGCATATATACTGACAGGTGTATTGGTTGGAAATGGATTTCTTAAGATAGTTTCGCCATCCGTTCCAATATCCGACATAGAAAGTGTATCATTGTTCTTCATTATACTAGCGATTGGTGTTGAAGCAAACACAGAATATATCTATGGAAATGTAAGGAGATCAATTATTTTAACAATTTCAAGCTTCATCGCACCTAGTATGCTTGGTTTTCTATACCTTCAAGCTGTTGCTCATCTGCCAATTATCCCAGCATTCGTACTCTCCATGTCTGTTGGTGTGCCTTCCATATCAATAATATCGGTACTCTTGATGAGGTACGATTTGCTGAAGTTAAATGCAGGCAGACTCATACTTTCATCCGTCGTTCTCACCGATACAAGTGCCTTTATAATTCTGTCCTCTACATACGAAAGTGTTACAAAGGTTTTGATCTCCTTTGGCTTTGTTGTCCTTTTCCTTTTTGCCATATGGCTTTTTGATATACTAATAAGGAGAAGAGCGGGGCGTATAATTGAATGGATATCCAGGCGAGAGACCGATAACAATATGGAATACATATTGTTCTCTTTAGTTATAATTGCAGGGCTTCTTGTCTCAACCCTATTTGAATTCATCGGCATAACTTATGTGCTTGGTGCTTTTTATGCAGGCATATTGATTCACGAAGCGTCAATTGGTCAAAAGTATCATAAAATAATCCTTAATACTATAAAAAGAATAAACGATTCTTTCTTTATACCGCTTTTCTTTAGCATAGCCGGCATTAGTATGATCCTTCCAAAAATAAGTATATTCATGATCTTTTTACCTGCGCTATTGATATTAATGGGCGCGAGTGGGGGCCTTACCTATTTGGTCTCTCATAGATTAATAAGGAGCCTTGAGCCTATTAAAGTTGTGTCTATCCTAGGAGGTCGTGGGGCTGTAGGGGTAATTATTGCGACAATTGCTTTTCAGTCTGGAATAATAGATGTAGCGGTATACTCGCTTGCGTTGATAGGTACAGTGATATTCTCTTTGGTTATGACACCTCTGGTTTCTATTGGTAATGCACCATCTCAAAACGATGATGTTAGGTATAGCTAG
- a CDS encoding ABC transporter permease: protein MNMVLLIILATLATAGRVLGLILISIVTGWFLAYLAIKGKFFENIYIALIEVFESVPVISFFPIVLIIFVTRIGGPLGVELAADFLVFTAVVWNIWMGEYQAFKTVPKEMIEVADNYRMSFLSRMARIYIPFSYPRIAANLFPSVSDGFFYITVSEVFTVGIHTYATFGIGSVLDSLAPTGKTNYVYLALLVLAVVIGAIIYILREFSRYVVSKYTIDTDAPIIRRGRLSVKQTTRILSVIATNPLSRLAGYYRSRYPGQNSEVFEKDEYPQRKIGSYVMSGIGIIILILLVYSAYSVISATPTALWHKLVSITPRIVVYLLYDYGRVATILVVSFIISIFLGYSLAIHTRAEGIGVPLLQVLSAYPPPIYFPFVFAASYTWIHNLMGPVTNEFFVIGLGFISTFYYMFYSFWMGVKALPSEYFEVMKNLNLGFFKKMRMIILPGTFPYLISGISSTINSAWGGLMIGEYWPDIVGDKTLQIHYGIMKFIDIQTEAGNIAYAGWASFIFGIVVVIYSILFTRRMMDLARKRYVAEEGLFAA from the coding sequence ATGAATATGGTACTACTTATAATCCTTGCAACTCTTGCAACTGCGGGACGTGTACTTGGCCTAATATTAATATCTATTGTTACAGGGTGGTTTCTAGCATACCTAGCGATAAAGGGTAAGTTTTTTGAGAATATATACATCGCTCTGATAGAGGTCTTTGAATCAGTTCCTGTTATCTCTTTCTTCCCAATAGTCCTAATAATTTTTGTAACTCGTATAGGTGGCCCACTAGGAGTAGAGCTGGCTGCCGATTTTCTTGTATTTACGGCTGTTGTATGGAATATCTGGATGGGTGAATACCAGGCCTTTAAAACCGTTCCAAAGGAGATGATAGAGGTTGCGGATAATTATAGAATGTCATTTTTGTCCAGGATGGCGCGGATATATATACCCTTCTCATATCCGAGAATAGCTGCAAACCTTTTCCCAAGCGTATCAGATGGATTCTTTTACATAACTGTAAGTGAAGTTTTTACAGTTGGCATTCATACTTATGCTACTTTTGGGATAGGTAGCGTGCTCGATAGTCTGGCCCCTACAGGCAAGACTAATTATGTTTATCTTGCGCTTTTAGTGCTTGCAGTAGTCATAGGAGCTATTATTTACATTTTGCGCGAATTCAGCAGATACGTCGTATCAAAATATACCATCGATACGGACGCACCCATAATAAGGAGAGGAAGGTTAAGCGTAAAGCAAACAACAAGGATTCTTTCAGTAATAGCTACAAATCCACTTTCTCGCCTTGCAGGTTATTACAGATCAAGATACCCGGGTCAGAATTCAGAGGTGTTCGAGAAAGACGAATATCCTCAGAGAAAGATAGGAAGCTATGTGATGTCAGGTATAGGTATAATTATACTTATTTTGCTAGTTTACTCCGCTTATTCTGTGATATCAGCTACACCGACTGCACTATGGCACAAGCTCGTATCTATTACTCCAAGAATTGTTGTTTATCTCCTGTATGACTACGGCAGAGTAGCCACGATCCTCGTTGTATCTTTTATCATATCGATATTTCTTGGGTATTCCCTCGCAATACATACCAGAGCGGAGGGGATCGGAGTACCTTTGCTTCAGGTACTTAGCGCCTATCCTCCACCGATATATTTCCCGTTTGTGTTTGCGGCAAGCTATACCTGGATCCACAATTTAATGGGCCCAGTAACTAACGAGTTTTTTGTTATAGGCCTTGGATTCATCAGCACATTTTATTACATGTTCTATTCCTTCTGGATGGGTGTTAAGGCATTGCCCTCGGAGTATTTCGAAGTGATGAAGAATCTCAATCTAGGTTTCTTCAAAAAGATGAGGATGATAATATTGCCAGGAACATTTCCGTACCTTATATCCGGCATCTCTTCAACAATAAATAGCGCTTGGGGAGGACTTATGATCGGCGAGTACTGGCCGGATATAGTCGGTGATAAGACCCTACAGATCCACTACGGCATAATGAAATTCATAGATATACAAACAGAAGCAGGAAATATAGCCTATGCTGGCTGGGCCTCTTTCATATTTGGAATTGTAGTTGTGATATATTCGATACTATTTACACGGAGAATGATGGACTTAGCTAGAAAGAGGTACGTTGCTGAAGAAGGCCTATTCGCCGCCTAA
- a CDS encoding Gfo/Idh/MocA family protein, producing the protein MKVNIIGLNGFGKVHLEAWSKTDVDIEITERKKEIVEELKQKYNISKVYGSLEEALRSDAEIFDIVLPHSMHRDVAVKSLESGKHVLIEKPIATEVRDAQIMISTAEKNKRKFMVADQYFFDPSVKKIIDIIKAGDIGKVHSIIIRDQRKYNWHGWRAEAEHMGGGSLIDGGIHFIDTLLNIGGDYSAVRSLSYKSTQSIQEPDTVEAIFKFKNGSNGMFFYSWGYPFTPKLPAYEVIGETGSIVEDVVSKPVGFDAPKGKRAYGDPIVNAKLIDLGEHDIFYDEVSGFLKSVVKNENVPFDPYLALRDLVAVKDIYANQI; encoded by the coding sequence GTGAAAGTAAATATTATAGGCCTTAACGGGTTCGGAAAAGTACATTTGGAAGCGTGGTCAAAGACTGACGTTGACATCGAAATAACAGAGAGAAAAAAGGAAATAGTTGAAGAACTCAAACAAAAATACAATATTTCCAAGGTTTATGGCTCGTTAGAAGAGGCTCTCCGATCGGATGCAGAGATATTTGATATAGTGCTGCCGCACAGTATGCATCGTGATGTAGCTGTAAAATCTTTGGAAAGCGGGAAGCACGTGCTCATAGAAAAGCCTATAGCAACAGAAGTTAGAGACGCACAGATCATGATAAGTACGGCTGAAAAGAATAAGAGAAAATTCATGGTTGCAGACCAATACTTTTTCGATCCGAGCGTTAAAAAGATTATCGATATCATAAAAGCAGGAGATATAGGAAAGGTACATTCTATTATAATACGTGACCAAAGGAAGTATAATTGGCATGGATGGCGTGCTGAGGCAGAACATATGGGTGGTGGATCACTTATAGATGGTGGCATACATTTCATAGATACACTTTTAAACATAGGCGGTGATTATTCAGCCGTTCGATCGCTATCCTATAAAAGTACCCAGTCTATTCAGGAACCAGACACTGTCGAGGCCATATTTAAGTTCAAAAACGGTTCGAATGGCATGTTCTTTTATTCATGGGGCTATCCATTTACTCCAAAGTTACCGGCATACGAGGTGATAGGAGAAACTGGGAGTATAGTTGAGGATGTGGTAAGCAAGCCAGTAGGTTTCGATGCCCCGAAGGGCAAAAGGGCATATGGGGACCCAATTGTAAATGCTAAGTTAATTGATCTTGGGGAACATGATATTTTTTATGATGAGGTTTCAGGCTTTTTGAAGTCGGTGGTTAAAAATGAGAACGTGCCGTTTGATCCTTATCTAGCGTTAAGAGACCTTGTGGCTGTGAAAGACATATATGCAAACCAGATTTAG
- a CDS encoding DUF211 domain-containing protein codes for MKLNIRRIVLDVDKGLNRPTLVELASAIERVPGVEAVNIIVTEMDMETMGTNITVEGTNINYEELIESIENTGSAIHSVDEIAVGKRLIENVRRTQD; via the coding sequence ATGAAATTGAATATTAGGCGTATAGTTTTAGACGTTGACAAGGGATTAAATAGACCCACACTTGTGGAATTGGCCTCTGCCATCGAGCGCGTTCCTGGTGTAGAAGCTGTAAATATAATTGTCACTGAAATGGACATGGAAACTATGGGAACGAACATAACTGTAGAAGGTACTAACATAAATTATGAGGAACTAATAGAATCTATAGAGAATACAGGATCCGCTATTCATTCAGTTGATGAGATCGCTGTTGGAAAAAGACTAATTGAAAACGTTAGGAGAACACAGGATTGA
- a CDS encoding MFS transporter yields the protein MDSAKAEKNVVYGVFLATLSFGFSYHSIGFPILTAAQSADSTISGLVLFPVFMASSSVGGFLYSRLRISKEVRLLGYLGYTLTGVGTLLISLVYLYRAPELYYYLSAVVIGLGTSGVETFEPTIISKIIKGSRTGSGVGYLTSFISIGLFTSNILMGLLYYEISPLSAYLYAGLAAILGGLIILFAGRKFKYY from the coding sequence GTGGATAGCGCTAAGGCAGAGAAGAACGTCGTTTATGGTGTTTTCCTGGCAACACTCTCATTTGGATTTTCATATCACAGTATTGGCTTCCCCATTCTTACGGCAGCACAATCTGCAGATTCAACCATTTCAGGACTCGTACTATTCCCTGTCTTTATGGCGTCCTCATCTGTTGGTGGATTCCTTTATAGTCGGCTCAGGATTTCCAAAGAAGTCAGATTATTGGGATACCTTGGATACACCCTCACTGGCGTGGGAACACTTTTAATTTCGTTGGTATATCTATACCGGGCTCCTGAACTTTACTACTATTTATCAGCTGTCGTGATTGGACTAGGAACATCTGGGGTTGAAACATTCGAACCCACGATAATCTCCAAGATTATTAAGGGTTCCAGAACAGGAAGCGGAGTGGGCTATCTAACATCTTTCATAAGCATAGGTCTATTCACAAGCAACATCCTAATGGGCCTACTTTATTATGAAATATCTCCACTTTCCGCTTATCTGTACGCAGGATTGGCAGCGATCCTCGGAGGCCTTATAATATTATTTGCTGGCAGGAAATTTAAGTATTACTAA
- a CDS encoding ABC transporter ATP-binding protein yields the protein MAKDLVRESQIEKPSNSSSVLEAANIDFSYENGYKVFEDINLSLNRNEFVAIVGPSGIGKSTLLRILGGFLKPDKGSVYLMGKKINRPTPDIVLIHQSIVTFPWMTALENVMVSLKAKHIPNDKAEEMAKEALETVGLQGFEDLYPKEMSGGMRQRVAIARALAADPLVFLMDEPFAHLDELTAEGLRQDIYNILFSPDTPLKGVVLVSHNLTEVIELADVIYILNNVPATVVGKVQVDLPRPRSPRSEAFNRLLDSLYNYLTPPKVKKP from the coding sequence TTGGCAAAGGACCTGGTCAGAGAGTCTCAAATAGAAAAGCCGAGCAATTCAAGCTCAGTTTTAGAAGCAGCAAATATAGATTTTTCTTATGAGAACGGTTATAAAGTATTTGAAGACATAAATTTAAGCCTTAACCGAAATGAATTTGTAGCGATAGTAGGACCATCAGGAATAGGGAAATCAACCTTGTTGAGGATCCTGGGCGGATTTTTGAAGCCAGATAAAGGATCTGTCTATCTTATGGGGAAAAAAATAAACAGACCAACACCAGACATAGTTTTGATACACCAGTCCATAGTTACTTTTCCGTGGATGACGGCTCTAGAAAATGTTATGGTATCCTTGAAAGCTAAGCACATCCCAAATGACAAGGCTGAAGAAATGGCAAAGGAAGCCTTAGAAACAGTTGGTCTCCAGGGGTTTGAAGACCTATATCCAAAGGAGATGAGTGGCGGCATGAGGCAGAGGGTTGCCATAGCAAGAGCACTAGCTGCTGATCCTTTGGTATTTCTTATGGATGAGCCTTTTGCCCATCTGGATGAGCTCACAGCGGAAGGCCTTAGGCAAGATATATATAACATACTCTTTAGTCCAGATACACCCCTGAAAGGCGTAGTGCTAGTGTCACACAATCTTACAGAAGTCATTGAACTCGCTGATGTGATATATATATTGAACAACGTTCCGGCAACGGTTGTCGGCAAGGTTCAGGTTGATCTTCCAAGACCCAGGAGCCCAAGGAGCGAAGCGTTCAACCGGCTTCTTGACAGCCTCTATAATTACTTGACTCCACCGAAGGTGAAGAAGCCATGA
- a CDS encoding ATP-binding protein, with amino-acid sequence MSDDVQNKIEKATKLLHAGIKEEENGHKDKAKEYYLVAYRVMLEAANDSPSDLKKKRLDQCALILNAYKRVSGERTDFTVKKQNDDEIVEGEALLEEIGIEKPEIPKVTFEDVAGLDDVKNEILGKIIYPMKFKELSQEYNIQFGGGMLLYGPPGTGKTFIVKAIANEVKARFINVNPSTLYSEWFGVFEKNISKLFRAASLLSPAIIFFDEIDALVPKRDTSNSDAAKRGVAQLLNEVGGINSQKNKNIFIIAATNNPWEVDEAMLRPGRFDIKIYVPPPDIVARKKIFQLNLAKIKQVGNVDYDLLAEETEGYSGADIEFICKKAAQNVFMEAVKTGKSRPVETRDVIDVIGSIKPSIDYELLEKYSKYGSAF; translated from the coding sequence ATGAGTGATGATGTTCAGAATAAGATTGAAAAAGCCACAAAACTACTGCACGCAGGGATAAAAGAAGAGGAAAATGGACATAAAGATAAGGCAAAGGAGTACTATCTTGTGGCTTACAGGGTAATGTTAGAAGCTGCAAACGACTCTCCATCGGATCTTAAGAAGAAAAGACTTGATCAATGTGCTTTAATATTAAATGCCTACAAACGCGTTAGTGGAGAAAGGACAGACTTCACAGTGAAAAAACAAAATGATGATGAAATAGTAGAAGGTGAGGCTCTACTAGAAGAGATAGGAATAGAAAAACCAGAGATACCAAAAGTAACCTTTGAAGATGTTGCAGGTCTAGATGACGTTAAAAATGAGATATTAGGAAAAATTATTTACCCAATGAAATTTAAGGAATTATCGCAGGAATATAATATACAATTCGGAGGCGGAATGTTATTGTACGGTCCGCCAGGCACTGGAAAAACCTTTATTGTTAAGGCTATAGCCAACGAGGTAAAGGCCAGATTTATCAACGTAAATCCTTCCACACTCTACAGTGAATGGTTTGGTGTTTTTGAAAAGAATATATCCAAGCTTTTCAGGGCAGCGTCATTGCTATCTCCAGCAATAATATTCTTTGATGAGATAGATGCTTTGGTGCCAAAGAGAGACACCTCCAATTCAGATGCTGCAAAGAGAGGAGTTGCACAGCTTTTGAATGAGGTTGGTGGTATAAATTCTCAGAAGAACAAAAATATATTCATCATCGCAGCAACAAACAATCCCTGGGAAGTAGATGAGGCCATGCTTAGGCCAGGTCGCTTCGATATAAAGATATACGTGCCACCTCCAGACATAGTCGCTAGAAAGAAAATATTTCAGCTTAATCTAGCGAAAATTAAACAGGTAGGAAACGTAGACTACGATCTGCTGGCAGAGGAGACAGAAGGATACAGTGGTGCAGATATAGAGTTCATATGCAAAAAGGCAGCTCAGAATGTATTCATGGAAGCGGTGAAAACAGGGAAGAGCAGACCAGTTGAAACGAGGGACGTCATAGACGTTATAGGAAGCATCAAACCTTCCATTGATTATGAACTGCTGGAAAAATATTCAAAGTATGGTTCCGCTTTTTAG
- a CDS encoding homoserine dehydrogenase — MKTINLSIFGLGNVGLNLLRIIRSFNEENRLGLKFNVVFVADSLHSYYNERIDIGKVISYKEKGSLDSLEYESISASEALARDFDIVVDATPASADGKKELAFYKETFENGKDVVTANKSGLANFWPEIMEYARSNNRRIRYEATVAGGVPLFSFIDYSVLPSRIKKFRGIVSLTINYFIRELANKREFDDVLSEATKLGIVEKNYKDDLTGLDAARKSVILCNHLYGSSYRLSDVFYEGILDQDRSFGKNERLVTETGIVNGKPSAESRIKSLDSNDYLLTLGKGSLGYQLQTDTNGTLNVSDLYDGPYETAGAVMNDLVILSMFTV; from the coding sequence GTGAAAACTATTAATTTATCGATTTTCGGACTAGGGAACGTTGGATTGAACCTGCTGAGGATTATAAGGTCATTTAACGAGGAAAACAGGTTAGGCCTAAAGTTTAACGTCGTGTTTGTTGCTGATTCTTTGCATTCGTACTATAACGAAAGAATAGACATTGGAAAGGTTATTTCTTATAAGGAAAAGGGATCCTTAGATTCCTTGGAATACGAGAGCATTTCTGCAAGTGAAGCTCTGGCAAGGGATTTTGATATAGTAGTCGACGCAACTCCTGCTTCAGCAGATGGGAAGAAAGAGCTTGCTTTTTACAAAGAAACCTTTGAAAACGGAAAGGATGTAGTTACCGCGAATAAGTCAGGGCTTGCAAACTTTTGGCCGGAAATAATGGAGTACGCTAGATCCAACAACCGGAGAATCAGATACGAAGCAACAGTAGCGGGTGGAGTACCTCTGTTCAGTTTCATCGATTATTCCGTACTGCCATCAAGGATTAAGAAATTTAGGGGAATTGTCAGCCTAACGATAAATTATTTTATCCGTGAACTCGCCAATAAAAGGGAATTTGATGACGTTTTAAGTGAGGCTACTAAGCTGGGAATAGTAGAAAAGAATTATAAAGACGATCTTACCGGCTTAGACGCGGCCAGGAAAAGTGTCATTTTGTGTAACCATTTGTATGGCAGCTCTTACAGGCTTTCTGACGTGTTCTACGAAGGTATTCTCGACCAAGATAGATCGTTCGGAAAGAATGAAAGGCTTGTTACAGAGACAGGTATTGTGAATGGAAAGCCATCAGCAGAATCACGAATAAAAAGCCTAGACAGCAACGATTATCTACTAACGCTAGGAAAGGGCTCTCTTGGTTATCAACTGCAAACCGATACCAATGGTACGCTGAACGTTAGCGATCTTTATGATGGGCCTTACGAAACTGCTGGAGCCGTAATGAATGATCTGGTAATTCTTTCTATGTTTACAGTATGA
- a CDS encoding Snf7 family protein gives MVFFKFGKSEEEKMLERRSRISKWKSDIDRAIRQYEKNREMNIQNAKISLRDGNLEKARVFASNIVSLESAIRGLKDYKLFLENIDLNLQFADTTKKVWASLKEGSEDLLKSQLTEKQVIQMQQNVEKIINSSDQIQERLSSQLDQITTAVNQRGEYNVESVDKILETLKGDTEASKSASRTSEPAQGEATTDKELEDLLKSLGGVKSDDNK, from the coding sequence ATGGTGTTCTTTAAATTTGGAAAAAGTGAAGAAGAAAAAATGCTTGAAAGGAGATCAAGGATCAGTAAGTGGAAATCTGACATAGACCGAGCCATAAGGCAGTATGAAAAGAACAGGGAGATGAATATACAAAACGCTAAAATATCTCTTCGAGACGGGAACCTTGAAAAAGCCAGAGTGTTCGCTTCTAATATAGTCTCCTTAGAGAGTGCCATAAGAGGTCTTAAGGATTACAAGCTTTTCCTTGAGAACATAGATCTTAACCTGCAATTTGCAGATACCACCAAGAAGGTTTGGGCATCGCTAAAGGAGGGATCAGAGGACCTATTAAAGAGCCAGCTTACAGAAAAACAAGTAATACAGATGCAGCAGAACGTGGAAAAAATAATCAATTCATCAGACCAGATACAGGAAAGGCTTAGCAGCCAGCTAGACCAAATAACTACTGCGGTCAATCAGAGAGGTGAATACAACGTGGAGAGCGTTGACAAGATCCTTGAAACACTTAAGGGAGATACCGAAGCATCCAAGTCAGCTTCTCGTACATCAGAACCAGCTCAAGGGGAAGCTACAACAGATAAGGAACTTGAAGATCTTTTAAAATCGCTCGGAGGAGTGAAATCTGACGACAATAAATAA